The stretch of DNA CCACCCCTTGCAGCAATTTCACCTTTTCCGTTCTCCCTCTACAGATCGCTTCGGGGAGTGAAACTTTGTGTGATGTTGACTACTCTCGTTCCCCGATCATATGAATTTTCTCGTGATTTATGCGCTTCGGTACCTCCGTCAAATCGAGATTTTCTTGGTCAGCGTTTTGTTCGTCGGCCACCCCTCACCGTCGCCATGGACTGTTGTTCTTGAGTTGCTCGCAACGCTCTCGTATGATCTCATAAACTCTCAGCCACGTACTTGTAGTAAACACTGTGATATGGGGAGCGCTCGAGTACAAATCAACCAAACTGGCATGGTGGCCATGGCGGTTCGAGATCGACAGAGCTGAGAGCCCTCGACGGCCGGCGGCCCGCAGCCGAAGCTATACTAGTGGGCGGAGGGGTCTCGCACGCGGACTCGATCAAGAGACGCGGCGGACTCCTGATGGCGGTCTCGCCAAGGGACGTGAGCGCACGGCGAGGGGTGCTCGGAGATGCGTGCATGCACGCACCGTCGTGCCGGATGGCTCGGCACCGGCGTGGCGCTCACCGCGTCTTGAActaccagcgccgccgccggcgcgcgcgggaggacgGCACCGCGCACCGGAGGACGTGCTGGGACGGGTTTCGTGCGTGCGCACGcgtccggctccggcggcgagggggttcGGCGTTTGGTTCATCGGCCACCCCTCACCAGCGCCATGGATTGTTCTTCACAAGGTAAAGCCATGTCTTGGAGCCAAACGCTAGAGATTACGCTCGCAACTCTCTCGCCACGTACGTGTAGAAAACTGTTGGTGACATGGAAGCGCTCGACTACATCAACCAAACTGCCATGACGGCACGGCCATTGCGGTTCGGGACACGAGAGCGCTCGACGTCCCGCAGCTGATGCTTACTAGCGGGCAGCGTGGTCTCAGCGTGACGCGTTCCGCACTCGGACTCGCCCAAAGGACGCGGCGGACTCCCCGGCGGCGGTCTCGCCAAGGGGCATGAGCGCACGGTGAGTGGCGCTCGGGGACGCGTGCACACAGCGTCACGCCGGATGGCtctgtgccgccgccgcgctcaccACGTACTGAACTACCAGCGCCGGCGTGCGCGGGGGATGGCAGCACGCACCGGAGGATATGCTGGGACGAGTCTCCTGCACGCTCGTGTCGTCGTGCGTGCGCCCGCgtccggcggcgagggggtACGCCGTGGTGCAGGGGTGGTCGGTATTccatttaccgtccacccccgCAGAAATTTCTCATATTTCGTTCTCGCTCTAGAGATCATATCAGGGTCTGATTTTTCGTGCGATGCCGTGTAACTGCGCTCCCTGCACTTGTGCATTTTCTCGTGATTTTAGCGCAACCGAGCCGCCGTAAAAACTGCGAGATTTGGGATCTTGGGGTGGACGGTATctcatttaccgtccacccctgcACAAGTTTCTCCTTTTTGTTTCTCACTCCAAGGATCGAATTGGATTATGAAATTTTGCACGCTGATGAATATCTTCATGATCCGTTCACGTgcatttttctgtgatttttgCGCGTCCGCTCAGCCATAAAATCAGGATTTTGTGGATCTCTGGGTGGTCGGTGACCGCGGGGCATCGCCATGGATGGTTCCTCGAAGGGGCGAGGAGCGAGCGATCACCAGACCGGCATGGCAGCCACCGGCCACCACGGCAGAAGGGACGAGGCTGGCAACGGCTGCCGACCTGCTGCCTGCTGGTAGCCAAGCGGCCGCGGCGCGTGTAGGCGCTGGGCTTTCGATCCCGACTTGTCTTGGGCGCGCGGTCTCGCCACGCACCTCGCGCTCAAAGCGTTTCGTGCCGGCGCGCGCTCTGCTCCCTGAGGCCTGGAGGGACCACGCACTATTGACTACTGTGCTTGCCAAATTCTCCCGTCCACTCCCAGGCACGTACCTGCAGTAGCCACCTGGTGACAAGGCTAAGCGCTCACCTGCAGAGATCAATTCATGCTCCTGGACGTGAAATGCATTCGTCACGGACCTGGTGGCGCCCAAGGAAGGGTCGGCGCTACGCTGACGACGTAGTTCACGGAGCTGCTCCGCCCCTGCTGCGAGGCCACCGATGCCGACAGAGGCTAATGCAGCCTCGACGGCGGCTGCTCGTAAATAATCTGCTTCTTGAGTTTTTGTCACGAGTTGACTGCACTGCACTGCAAGGGGTTGATGTCTCTGAATTTCTATTCCTGACTGAAAGTCAAAACTCTACCCGGGATCTGCCATCAGTGCTTCGTTGATTGTTCATAGTCCTTTCATCAGTTGGTGTTCGTCAAGTATTAGAATATTAAAATTGGAATACTTGTCTTATATATTTAAGATATTTAAATTAGAATATGCGGCTTGTGTATTTGTTTATTCGTCGATTAATTTTTATCTTTTATGATTAGTGTTTTATATGCTCAGGAGCTGATTAGTATTATATTTATTGCAGGATCATTTTAGGTTGGTGAAACCAACGCGATAGCCGGTGTGCTATTTACTCATCATATTTATCGTAAGTCTGTATTTAATAAGCAGTCTCCTATCCCTAGTTATCTACGATCATGACTATGCGGCCTAAAAATCTGTCGTCTCCCCCAAGCAGTTCCACCCGAAGGGAAAACTTCTCTACGGCAACAACGCTCTCTCAAACTGCCAAACACGGCTTTAAACGAGAACTAGCGAAGAGATCTCTCTTATAGAATCCTTAGCACAGAGACTTAGAACGTACAACCAGACTAGCAAATACAAAGAAATTAAAGGGAAATTATTTTATTAAAATAAACATGCTTACATATCGTTTTCCCTTTCGGAAACCCCAAACTCTTAAAACAAATAAGGAAAAAATATTACCTTACACTAGGTATATTACAACGGACTTGATGACAATTTTACAGGGATTATAGGGATGGTATTGGGATTTTATTAGTTTTAGGAACTCTCGTAGGAATTTCGCTCTTGGAGGCTCTGGCTACTCCTTCCAATGCCTCCATTGTATGAAGCATGTTCTCTTTATATACTGCTACGGAGAGTGCTGAGATTTTCGCTGCTCTTATCCTCATTGCCAAACTCGTTCTGAGGCATGATGCTAACTTCCTTCGTGTAGTGCTAACTTCTATATGACGATAACTTCGTCTGTATGGTCTAATGTTGCTTCGCTTGCATTTTTTCTTGGCACAAATACCTATGTAGGCTCTTCAGGATACCATAACATAAGGCTTTTTAATTCTTCTGCGATCCTGATATTTTTTTTGTCTTTGTAGGATATATCTTCCACGCCCAAAGATTCGATAGTAGCgctccccctcccctctcctccctccctcccttgtTGTTTCAGGCTTCAGGTTGCATTCGCGAGGCTACCGTGACCGTGGCTAGCCCGCGCCGGCGAGGCTGCGGGCGGCCTGCGGCGTGCTCAAGGGGTGGTCGTTGTTTGaccaccgccccccccccccccccccccccggcgtcAGAAATCTTCTTTATTCTCCGTGCCCCAGATCGTTTCGCAGTTCTGACATCTCGTGTGATGCTGAATAACATAACTTCATCTCACGTTTCCGTGATTTTTCCCGCGATTTTTGCGCATCTCTAGCCCTGTGAATTCCATAGTTTTCCGGATCttgggtggacggtatttcgtttaccgtccaccccctgCAGCAATTTCTCCCTCTACAGATCGCTTCGGAGAGCGAAACTTCGTGCGATGATGACTACCCTCGTTCCCCGAATACATGAAATTTCTCGTGATTTATGCGCCTCGTTACCTCCGTCAAATTGAGATTTTCATAGTCGGCGTCGGCAGCCATGGAGTGTTCTTCACCGGGCAGGGCATGCCAGCGGCGAAATGCTGCTGATGGGCAAGCGGCCTCGGGGCGGCGCGTTCCGCACACGGGACGCGCTCAATGACATGGTGCGCGCTTGACAAGAACGCACAGGGAGGCATCCAAAGCCGCCACCGGACGATGCCACGATGGGACAGTGCTCGCGACGACAACGCCGTCGAGACAACGGGCCGCCGCTGGTCACCTGCCGGGTGGCGTCCCGTGTGTCAGGGGACGGCGCAGACGAGCACGTGAAGAGGTGGCCGCCTGCGTGTTCATGGTCTCATGGACGATCTCCCCGTCGCGCCCACATCCCTTGCGAACAATGGGTGACGCACGGAAGGCGCGTCGTGCACCTACGGGAGCCGGTGGTGACGGTATTGCCGAGGAACCGAGCGCGGCGGAGCGTCGTGCTCGGCTTGCGTGCGGGCACCGCGTTCTCTTCTCGGCAACTGCGCTGCGCGCGAAGAGATCAGCATGGCACGCGAACCTGAGGACAGGTCGTGCTTGTGCAGTCATGGAGGCCGCCCAGTCGCCGGCCCGGCGCCGGACGACGAAGGCGACGTGCGCGTCCAGACGCAGCCGCCCAAGTACAAGCGGCGGCACACGCCCGGGTCAAGGGGGTGGTTGACAAATATTGAATCCGGAAGTTTACAAAAAGGCCCCTGTATCGGATCGCGATctataatcgcgatccaaatcaggGGGCATTATGAAAATATGTAACCCTATATTTACAAATAGACCTCTAAATTAATTGCGATCCAAAACGGGGGTTTTTCGAAAATGTTCCACGGCGGCGCCGGAGCATCCGACACGAGCTCGCGCCGCCGGCGACTACCTCTGCCATTTCCGTGCGCTCCGCGAGGCTCTGTAGCCACCCGCTCGCCTATGACTAGCCGTCCCCCTCCGGCTCCCCTGCGCCGCCGTTCGCGGTCCAAGCTATACTAGAAATGCAGCCGCGCGCAGCGGCGGTTGCGCGGAGGGAGCTGCGTGGTCTGCAGCCCTGATACGGCGGCGCGCCTTCTATATACAGGTCGGGGATGCTGTCCCGTCCAGCTTTTGCTCCGGCAGCTGCGTAGACTGGAGGCATCTGACGTGACGGCAGAGCGGCTGCAAGAGCAGGCCTGGCGGTCAGCTCCGCTCGGCGACGTTAGAGCAGAGCAGAACTGCACGCGTCCAGCGTCGAGTTGCAGGGTGGCCCGTGGTGCGGAGGGTGGACGGTGCTTCTTTTACCGTCTAACCCCGCGGAAATTTCTCATTTTTCTTTCTCGCTCTAGAGATCATATCAGAGCCTGAAATTTCATATGATGCTGTGTAGCTGCATTCCCCGTATCTATGAATTTTATCGTGATTTTATCGCAACCGAGCCGCCGTAAAACTGTGTGTTTTGGGATCTTGGGGTGGACGGTATctcatttaccgtccaccccaGCAGAAGTTTCTCTTTTTTGTTTCTCAGTCCAAAGATCGAATCGGATCCTCAAATTTTGCAGGCTGAAGAATATTACCAGGATCCGTTCGCGTGcattttcttatgatttttgcgCGTCCTCTCAGCCATCAAATCGGGATTTTCTTGATCTCTGGGTGGTCGGTGGGGCATGGCCATGGATGGCTCCTCTTCCTCGAAGGGGCGCGCGGTCACCACTCACCAGACCGTCATGGCGGCCCCTGCGGTTGAAGATACGAGGCTCGTGACGTCTGCCGCCTGCCGGCCTGCTGGGTCGCCAGGCGGCCGCAGCGCGTGCCAAACGCGGAGGCGCGCAAGGACGCGCTGGGCGTTCTACCCCCCGGCCTGTCTCGGCGTGCTCGATCGCAGGCCTCGCGGCGCGCGCGGTCTCGCCACGCACGGCGCGCACCTCGCTTCAAAGcgtcccgcgccccgccgcgctctGCTCGGTGGAGGCCTGGGCCACGCGTTATTGCCTGCGGTCACCAGAGGACGTGCTGGGGGCGGATCATGCTCGGGGCGCGCGCGCCGGACACCTTGACGACCTGGTCGTGACGTGGACGATGTCAGCGCCGCGCCCATGTCCGGAGTGAACGCAACCCGTAAGGCGTCGTGCACCTGGCGGAGCCCAGTCAGGAGTCGGGCTGCCGGGCTGGTCGGCGTTCTCTTACCTGGTGGCCATGGGACAATGCACGGCGCCACGGCGGGGGGTGGTCTTTGTCCGTATGCCGGGTGGCGCCGCCTGCCCTACTGCTGCCTACACAAGAGGAATCACCTCGCGCCGCAGGGGCGTGGCCGCGGACCCCGGCCGCTGGTGGCGCCAAGCCGTGCGTGCGCAGGCGGTGAAGAACGGTCACCGCACGCGGTGGCAACTGCGGTCACGGAAGGTGAGGCTGCTGAGCAAGACAGATATCATTTTCCAGGAAGCAACAACGCGGGTTCCAGAAACTGAACGCTGGAACGAACAACGCGCTACGGTATACAATCTACTGGTAAACGAAAGACTGATACAGGCATGACTCATGAGGTTGAAAGAGTTCAAAATTAAAACTACCAGCTGCAACGATATTCTTATGTTACAACTTACAAAAAGAAGCGAAAAGAATCACCACATCACGCTAGCGCAATCTTAGGGGCAAAAATGTACACAAGCTACAGAGATAAAAGGAACCCAAGAATCTGAAACTCACCACCCAGTACGCAGTTTCCAGACTCTTGTTTTGCTTCACATTCACTGCACTGCATTTGGTCTATTTCAACATTAGCTTCTAAAGTTTTGAACAATGATCCACCTTAATCTGCACAGTTCTAGGCTTCTAGCCGAATCTAATACGTACATCACAGACCAAGGCATTTGTACCAGAAGGGCTATAATTTCTCCCCATGCTACAAAACTTTACATGGGATCAACAAAAAATCTTAATGAAGCATGTGTTTCATTGCTTGGTACTGCGCCTTTGTCACACTATTTATCCCAACGGTCTTCTCGCATGCCAAACTCCCATTTCTGAGGGAGGGGGCCATATATGGAGGAAAACTTGGCCAAGCAATTTGTTCTGATATCATAGTGCTTCTGTGTGTTTCGGCTTATTGCAACAGAAGAAAGCTTGGATGTGTCAATAGCCCATGCCGGGTGGACATACTCCACGGTCCTGGAGGAGCTTGCATTCGCATATAGAAAATTCATCAGCAGATCCTCACAGTTGAAGTTCTTGTGCACATAGTCCCTCCCTTCACGAGCTTCCTCACTCCAGTACTTCTTGAACGCAAACTCGCTGTCCATGAAAGCAGCTCCTGTGAGGATCAGATTGTATCCCCTCTTACCCCTAGCGTATCTCTCATTCCTGTATTGTAATGGGTTGCCATCTATCATCCGAGGGTAAAAGCCCACCATCCGCTCAGGGTGTTCTCTCCAGACCCTAAACCCTTTCTCCAAGTCAGTGCAGGTCATCATAATATCATCATCCAGTTCAAAAACAGCTCGGGTCTTTATCAGAGGATCAACCCTGAATCTATTGTTGAGAGAATTGATCTCTTCAACTCGTATCCTGACAGGAACAGTAGAATCAAAGGCGTCACTGCTTGGAGGGTTACCTTTGTTCCAAACAACAACTATCTCCCTAACAGACTCACATCTCGAGTAGTGTTCAACAAATAGCTTCAAGTTCCAGAGACGAGCTTCATATGTCATTGTGACCATCGTGAATTGAGAGTGTTGCCCTTTATATGTGTACGCCTCTTCAGCACCATTGCCGCTACATAAGAAATGCACAGCAATGCACACATTCGTGATACCAATTAGAGCAACTACCCAAAAGAACAGCATATTGGACCAAGTTTTTTCATTGAGTCTTGTTTTGGTAGCAGAGAAATATCTGCCAATATTGGTAGAATATCTGCGGACTTTCTGGTTGAAGCGGTGCACAGGCAAGATACGAGATAATTCAGTTCTCCTTGTCAGAGGAACCCAGAAACTTGGAGGAATGTAGCAACTGATTGCACCTTTCACAAAACCCACAAAAACAACAAGAGCAATAGCTAACAAGAAGCCTATGTAACCAAAGAGAGAACGTCGTGTTGACTCGCCTGAAGGGACACGATCACCATCCATTACAGCAATCCATCCGCCAGACGCAAGTTGTTGGGCATCCATGTGATGGTATCTCATGCCATTCCATGCATTTCTACCTTTCTTTGGCTCTTCAATCCCAAGTTTTACTGGGACCTCTTTGTATTCTTCCTTGGTTAGCTTTTCAACTCTGTACAACTTAACCTTCCGTCCATAGGTACCACTGCAATCCTGACCAGGACGATACAATGATCCTTCAAATATGAAGAGCCTCCCACCATTTCGAGCTCCCAAACTTTTGTCTGATTTGTAAATAGGGTTTTGCTTGTGCTCAGTCCAAGGACCAAGAGGAGAGTTACTGTACCAAATCTCAAGCTCTGCATTCTTCTCAACACCATACCGTGTAAAATCAGAAGCAAATAACCACCAGTATCCCTCAAATTGGACTAATGAGGCATCAATGAGTGGCTTGTTGACAAGCACCTTCTCCAATGCCCATTCAAGGGGAAACTTGGTAGCACGATAAAGGCGCAGCTCCTTCTTTTTGTTTCCCTCTGGCATCATGTAAATCTAAAAGAGAAAAAGTTAGTTTACTTATATCTTCAGAAATGGTCACTATCTTTATCAGTAATAAGTATGACGGATAAGGATCTACCTCGTTCTCGTATTTGAACACAAATGGATATGACAGATGCCATGCCTCATCTAAAGCAATGCCAAGAAACTCCCATGCTGCACCTTTATTGAAACTTCTTGCAACTCCAATATCACCTTGCATTGAGGTTGTTGTTTTTGTTTCAAAGAAGAGAAATAGTGTATCCCCCTACAAGATGCATAGTACAATATCAGACTATGAACTCCAGAAAAAAATAAGAGCAAAAGAAGGCACGGCATGTTAGTAGGGGAAAAACATCCCTTGAAAGTAGTATCTTAAACTCAAGAATGCTACTCATTGGATGATCAGCAAATAATTGTGATGAATGCATTTCTAGGTTGATAAAATAGCATTTGCAAAACTTCCTTCTCTGGCTTGGTTGTGCATATTCAACCAAGGATCATGATTTTATCAAGTAGATGCCAATGAGGCAATGAAACCTTTCTACAAATCAAGTTTTACATTAATGGTTTCAAACATTCAATGTACCTAAGAAAGCATGTAATGGTGTTTGTTCCAACAATATCGTAATCCTTCCCCCAATTACAGTTCTCTGGGTCATCATAAGCTAGAATTTGCTTTGAATCATGCTAGCTTACTGGGGAGTCATAGACTAGCAACAGGTGTGTGATGAACTTAACTTTGCATGCCTTGTTTGAGTTACACACTGTTATTCACACAATACTAAGGTACTGACAAAGAAAATGCTATCCAGGTAAGTCAACTACTCTAAGCACCCAAAACCCAGAACGTCAAGTCCTCAAAAATTCCCCTGTAGGGGAGCTGAATTAAGGAAGTCAGTTACTGTCACCAAATCAGCTAGTCAACTTGAATTTTACCTATTTTGCTGCTCAACGATTTGCTACCATATATTAGCTAATTTGCAAACCATTGCTACATCCACACAGTAGAATTCTTTTTTTGAACGAAAACACAGCAGAATTCCACCCCGGGGAAGAGCGGCAGCACAAAAGGCAGCAGCGCTCACCTCGACGTAGAGGAATGGGTCGGCGACGAAATTGCTCGGGTACCCCGCCTCCGTCGGGGTCGCGCAGGTCAGCACGGGGTTTGCCACCGGCCACGCCGAGCTGTTCCCATTGCTTCTCCCTTCCTGCCCACCAAAATTACACACCAGTAAGCACCTCAGGCGTCAACCCAGCACGCGGAAGGCCGCAGCCCAGGAGGGAGCGCTGCACGCCACCCACCAGCTCGATGGGCCGTAGCTCGAGCGGGCTGCTGCCGTAGAACATCCCCACCGACCACGACCCCTCGCCGTCGGGGCGGCacccggcggcgccggagtcGGGGAGGCGGAACGACGAGACCACCACCCAGAAGTACAGGCCGCCCAcgaccgccgccgcggccgccgcggccagcaggaacgtggcggccggcgaccgCGCGAGCGCCACGCGCATGCTGCTGCTCGGTGGCCTCatagctcctcctcgccgcgcaGCCTGGCCAGCCATGCCCCGCCACCCCGCGGCCGTAGCATCGACCGCCCGATCGGATCCCGGGCTGGCGCCGCGCGGAATCTCTCCTCGCTCCTCCGGAGCCCGCCGAGCTGGATCAACCTCCACTAGCCAATTAATTCAGCATGGAAATGCGAGGCGGACcaggcgccggcggccggcagGGGGTTGGGGGTAGCGAGTAATTGACGCGTGATTATAGTTGGACCGAGGGGGATTAGCGGGCAGCTTGCAAGTTGCAACAAGCCAGAGCTGCTTCGCTGTCCTAGCGCTAGCGGCGAGCTGCTTTGTGGGGGAGGTTTTGTGTGACGACGGGGGCGGACGGCTCGGGGTGATCTGGATGCGGCGTTTGGGTCCTTGGACTATATAGGTTGGACCGAAGGGGAAGAGGTTTTCCAACAgggacggcggcgacggcatgTTTGACCGGAACCAGCACGGACGTTggtttcccttttccttttcttcttccgcGTTTCAAACATTCTTCTCTGAGAGAAAATACTAGAATCCTTCATTTTTTTCCGAACTGGAGatttttttcttccttttcgCCATAACAGTGGAATACCGGGAAAGAAGCAACTATTGGCCTTTGTCCTGGTCTATTTCTACACTACCACACAAATTTTAGACCGGGTTTATGATTTGGATGCCATGATGTTCTGCAGCTTCCCGGAACATGCCCGTAATGCTTTGGCAGGAGGGAAGCTTCGCTTCACGAGAAACTTTGACCCTGAGGAACAAAATTTGTCAATCAATGCGCAACTTAGCCCTTAAATTTTGGGCCGAGCACCGTAGAACTTGTGTCT from Panicum hallii strain FIL2 chromosome 3, PHallii_v3.1, whole genome shotgun sequence encodes:
- the LOC112884452 gene encoding glycosyltransferase family protein 64 protein C5-like, with amino-acid sequence MAGQAARRGGAMRPPSSSMRVALARSPAATFLLAAAAAAAVVGGLYFWVVVSSFRLPDSGAAGCRPDGEGSWSVGMFYGSSPLELRPIELEGRSNGNSSAWPVANPVLTCATPTEAGYPSNFVADPFLYVEGDTLFLFFETKTTTSMQGDIGVARSFNKGAAWEFLGIALDEAWHLSYPFVFKYENEIYMMPEGNKKKELRLYRATKFPLEWALEKVLVNKPLIDASLVQFEGYWWLFASDFTRYGVEKNAELEIWYSNSPLGPWTEHKQNPIYKSDKSLGARNGGRLFIFEGSLYRPGQDCSGTYGRKVKLYRVEKLTKEEYKEVPVKLGIEEPKKGRNAWNGMRYHHMDAQQLASGGWIAVMDGDRVPSGESTRRSLFGYIGFLLAIALVVFVGFVKGAISCYIPPSFWVPLTRRTELSRILPVHRFNQKVRRYSTNIGRYFSATKTRLNEKTWSNMLFFWVVALIGITNVCIAVHFLCSGNGAEEAYTYKGQHSQFTMVTMTYEARLWNLKLFVEHYSRCESVREIVVVWNKGNPPSSDAFDSTVPVRIRVEEINSLNNRFRVDPLIKTRAVFELDDDIMMTCTDLEKGFRVWREHPERMVGFYPRMIDGNPLQYRNERYARGKRGYNLILTGAAFMDSEFAFKKYWSEEAREGRDYVHKNFNCEDLLMNFLYANASSSRTVEYVHPAWAIDTSKLSSVAISRNTQKHYDIRTNCLAKFSSIYGPLPQKWEFGMREDRWDK